TTCCGGGGGCTCAGCCGGCATTCTTGTTTAATGCAAGAGATTAAAGGTTTTTCAAACAGCTGTCGAGTGGTTATTCTGCCGCCGCCGGGGGGACCGGATTCAGTTGCTGTAATGCATAGCGACGCAGCCATTCCAGCGCCATGTAGGCACTCATTTTCTGTACCTGCCCCCGATCTCCGCTAAAATGATAGCGCTTGACATGAATCCCTTCCCCGCCGGCCAGGGCTAGAAACACGGTCCCGACGGGTTTGTCCGGGCTACCGCCATCCGGACCGGCAATCCCGGTAATGGCCAGGGCAACGTCGGTTCTGCTGCTCCGCCTTAAGCCGCCGGCCATGGCCCGGGCGCACTGCTCGCTGACCGCTCCGTACTGTTGCAGAACCTGTTCCGGAACCCCGAGCCAGGCCATTTTGGCCGAGTTGGCGTAGGTCACTCCGCCGCGTTCAAGAAACGCCGAGGCCCCCGCTTCGCTGGTCAGCAGGCTGGCGAGCAGGCCGCCGGTGCAGGATTCGGCCAGGGACAAGGTCAGGCCGGCCTGGATCAGCAGCTTGCCGACGTTGCCAGCCGGAGTCTCCTCGTTGCGGGCGAGCAGGTGATTGCCGAGGCTTTTCAGCAGCAGCGCTTCGGCCAGGTCGAGTTTTTGTGCGCCGTCCTCGCCATAGGCTTTCAGCTTCAATAGAACCAGCGGAAATTCCAGGCCGAAGGCAACCTCCACCCCGTCCGGCAGTTCGCGGTAGGGAATCAACCGGTTGACCCGCGGCTCGGGCAGGCCGAACAGCTTGAAGGTGCGTTGCTGGAGCGGGTTGCTCTGCGGGATCTCCTGCTGCAGCAGGGGCAGGACTTCCCGTTCAAACATAGCCTTCATCTCCGTCGGCACCCCGGGCAGGAAAAACAGCTCGCACTGACCATGCCGCAGGCGGAAGCCGGGGGCGGTGCCGAGGCTGTTGGCCAGCGGTACGGCTTGCTGCGGCAGCAGCGCCTGGCGCTCGTTGCTCGGTTCCATGGGGCGGTTGCGCCGGGCGAACCAGTCGCGGATCATGGCCATCGCCTCTTCATTGATGACCAGGGCCTGGTGAAAGGTGCGGGCCGCAGCGCGGGCGGTGAGGTCATCCCGGGTTGAGCCGAGGCCGCCGGTGACAATGACAAAACGGACATGAGCGGCGAGATAATTGAGGGCCGCCATGATCTCTTTTTCCTGGTCCGGAACCGCCAGGCTGCAGCGCAGCCGATAGCCGCAGCGGGAGAGGATTTCGGCGATGGTGCTGGTATTGGTGTCGCTCAACTCGCCGTTAAGCAGCTCGTCCCCGGTGGTCAGTACGGCAATATCGAAATTGGACATGGTGGACTCCTGACCGCTCAGCCGAACAGGGCCAGGCCGAGACGCAGTAAAATGAGGGCGTAGATGCCGGCCACGACATCGTCCAGGGTGACCCCGAGGCCGTTTTTCCACTCCCGGTCGAACCAGCTGGCCGGAAACGGCTTGCAGATATCGAACAGGCGGAAGCAGAAGAACCCGGCTATAGCGATCCCCCAGCTGAAAGGCAAAAATGCGGTGGTGACCAGGTAGCCGGCCAGTTCGTCAATGACGATGCGGCCATCGTCCGGCTCCTGGTAGTGTTGCCCCGCCAGATCGCAGATTTTGCAGCTCAGCAGAATGACGGCCAGCAGCGCCAGGGCCTGGAGCGGCACATTGAGCCGGGAGATGAGGTAGTAACAGGGGATTCCCATCAGGGTGCCGAAGGTGCCGGATGCCACCGGGGCATAGCCAAGGCCGGCGTTGCTGGCCAGAAACAGGGTCAGCCAGGGCGTATTGCGGTTGCTTGGGGACGGTTCACTCATGGCCGTCCCCCGGCGTGCTCAGATCGAGTTTGGCATAGGCGGTCTCTTCGACGATGCGGTAAACCTGCTGGAGCGGTTGGCCGCTCTGTCGCGCCAGTTCCCGGCAGTCATCGTATTCAGCGGTCAGGCGCAGAAATTGTGTTCCGGAATAGAGCAGTTTGACCCGCGCCTGGCCCAGCTCCGTCTGTACGGTGCTGCTGCGGCGGTTGAGTCGGTAGCGCTGCTGCAGGGAACCGCGCACCCCGATAGCGCTGCTTTCCCGCATGATCAACTGGGCCAGCTGCTCGGCCTGGGGTGGCCGGCAGACCACGGTCAGCAGGTTGCCCGGGCGGTTTTTCTTCATCTGCAGTGGTGAATAACCGGCATCCAGCGCGCCGGCCGCGAGCAGCTGTTCCAAGAGGTTGCCGAGGACTTCCGGGGTGCTGTCATCGATATGGGTTTCCAGGACCTGGACGCTGTCCTGCTCGGGCAGGGCAGCGGCGTTTTCAAAGAGGATGCCGCGCAGCAGGTTGGGGCGATCCTCCAGCTCCCAACCGCCGACCCCGTAGGCCGTTATTCCGAGGGGCAAAGCGGGCAGGGGGCCAAACTCGGCGATCTCGGCGGCGATGGTTGCACCGGTCGGCGTGACCAGTTCCTGGCTAATCCCGCTGTCGTAAACCGGTTTGCCGCGGAGGATTTCCAGGGTCGCGGGGGCGGGCAGGGGTAGCGCGCCGTGGGCGCAACGGGACATGCCGCGTGACAGCGGCAACGGAGCGCAGCGAACGCTGGTGATGTCCAGCAAATGCAGGGCAATGGCCGCGCCGGTCAGATCGACTATGGCATCGATCGCCCCGACTTCGTGAAAATGGACCTGATTGATATCGATCCCGTGGACTTTGGCCTCGGCCTCACCCAGACGGCGGAAGAACTTGCGTGCCAGTTGGCTGATCGGCACGGCCAGGGTGCTGGTCGCCAGCAGCTGATCGATATCACTCCAATGGCGGTGATGATGGGTTTCCGCGCAGACGACCCGGCAGCGGCAGCCTTCAATGCCGTGGCGCTGTTCGCGGGAAATTTGCAGCTCAAAGCCGGAGATCGGTAACTTGGCGAGTTCCTGCCTGAGCTGGTCGGGGTCCAGGCCGAAATCGAGCATCAGGCCCAGAAACATGTCTCCGGAAATACCGGAAAAAGAATCGAGATAGAGCGTTTTCATGGTGACCTTTTAAGGGTGAGGGATGTTCATGATCTTTTGCGGTTGATCCGGTTCGCTGCAAATGCGGCTCCGAAGCCATTATCAATATTGACCACGGTCACACCGCTGGCGCAGGAGTTCAACATCCCCAGCAGCGCTGCGACGCCGGCAAAGGC
This genomic window from Pelobacter seleniigenes DSM 18267 contains:
- a CDS encoding CinA family nicotinamide mononucleotide deamidase-related protein: MSNFDIAVLTTGDELLNGELSDTNTSTIAEILSRCGYRLRCSLAVPDQEKEIMAALNYLAAHVRFVIVTGGLGSTRDDLTARAAARTFHQALVINEEAMAMIRDWFARRNRPMEPSNERQALLPQQAVPLANSLGTAPGFRLRHGQCELFFLPGVPTEMKAMFEREVLPLLQQEIPQSNPLQQRTFKLFGLPEPRVNRLIPYRELPDGVEVAFGLEFPLVLLKLKAYGEDGAQKLDLAEALLLKSLGNHLLARNEETPAGNVGKLLIQAGLTLSLAESCTGGLLASLLTSEAGASAFLERGGVTYANSAKMAWLGVPEQVLQQYGAVSEQCARAMAGGLRRSSRTDVALAITGIAGPDGGSPDKPVGTVFLALAGGEGIHVKRYHFSGDRGQVQKMSAYMALEWLRRYALQQLNPVPPAAAE
- the larC gene encoding nickel pincer cofactor biosynthesis protein LarC, with amino-acid sequence MKTLYLDSFSGISGDMFLGLMLDFGLDPDQLRQELAKLPISGFELQISREQRHGIEGCRCRVVCAETHHHRHWSDIDQLLATSTLAVPISQLARKFFRRLGEAEAKVHGIDINQVHFHEVGAIDAIVDLTGAAIALHLLDITSVRCAPLPLSRGMSRCAHGALPLPAPATLEILRGKPVYDSGISQELVTPTGATIAAEIAEFGPLPALPLGITAYGVGGWELEDRPNLLRGILFENAAALPEQDSVQVLETHIDDSTPEVLGNLLEQLLAAGALDAGYSPLQMKKNRPGNLLTVVCRPPQAEQLAQLIMRESSAIGVRGSLQQRYRLNRRSSTVQTELGQARVKLLYSGTQFLRLTAEYDDCRELARQSGQPLQQVYRIVEETAYAKLDLSTPGDGHE
- a CDS encoding phosphatidylglycerophosphatase A family protein, which codes for MSEPSPSNRNTPWLTLFLASNAGLGYAPVASGTFGTLMGIPCYYLISRLNVPLQALALLAVILLSCKICDLAGQHYQEPDDGRIVIDELAGYLVTTAFLPFSWGIAIAGFFCFRLFDICKPFPASWFDREWKNGLGVTLDDVVAGIYALILLRLGLALFG